One Monomorium pharaonis isolate MP-MQ-018 chromosome 4, ASM1337386v2, whole genome shotgun sequence DNA segment encodes these proteins:
- the LOC118645025 gene encoding uncharacterized protein LOC118645025 isoform X1, with amino-acid sequence MHNNQHVNYETSPRTSDINNRSINMLHERMDRMEAEFKRTNTLLQNILKCVQPNNHGVPRKPAVRPISSLAEMDDFENMNEDEYNDVYWRNARKGCRAAVSLMKVCGAIKNLIFKCIVFPDIRQIIYDVKRGACKRTHMQLLKFHLPPSFILLSKPKLHLLFCNNLSRTNRMNISLIA; translated from the exons ATGCATAATAATCAACATGTAAATTATGAAACATCACCACGGAcaagtgatataaataatcg gtCAATTAACATGTTGCACGAACGCATGGATCGAATGGAGGCAGAATTCAA AAGGACGAATACTttacttcaaaatattttgaagtgCGTACAACCGAATAATCACGGTGTACCACGAAAGCCTGCAGTTCGCCCAATATCATCTCTAGCCGAAATGGATGATTTCGAAAATATGAATGAAGATGAATATAATGATGTC TACTGGCGAAACGCTAGGAAAGGCTGCAGGGCTGCAGTTTCCCTTATGAAAGTTTGTGGCGccattaaaaacttaatatttaagtgCATTGTATTTCCGGACATCCGTCAAATCAT TTACGACGTTAAGCGTGGTGCATGCAAGCGCACGCACATGCAACTTCTTAAGTTCCACCTTCCACcttcatttattttgttaagtaAGCCAAAGTTGCATTTGTTATTCTGCAATAATTTATCACGTACAAATCGCatgaatatatctttaatcGCATAA
- the LOC118645025 gene encoding uncharacterized protein LOC118645025 isoform X4, which yields MHNNQHVNYETSPRTSDINNRSINMLHERMDRMEAEFKRTNTLLQNILKCVQPNNHGVPRKPAVRPISSLAEMDDFENMNEDEYNDVLRR from the exons ATGCATAATAATCAACATGTAAATTATGAAACATCACCACGGAcaagtgatataaataatcg gtCAATTAACATGTTGCACGAACGCATGGATCGAATGGAGGCAGAATTCAA AAGGACGAATACTttacttcaaaatattttgaagtgCGTACAACCGAATAATCACGGTGTACCACGAAAGCCTGCAGTTCGCCCAATATCATCTCTAGCCGAAATGGATGATTTCGAAAATATGAATGAAGATGAATATAATGATGTC TTACGACGTTAA
- the LOC118645022 gene encoding uncharacterized protein LOC118645022 isoform X1, whose product MLIQIVFCHRPLNMDPMKKRYKLMLDPQYREDWTCLKTHQSWMKMKTEMNVAKNLYKNTEHSIQDFSDISDDNALLETISVVNTFDDTYSTHHTDEENCFTEDTYSDGSFTDEGNIEYDTDEDSVMHDANEVHDSEHEELPDNENNDDNSIMFETSALTISDVMLMITAICVRFNLSYEIRKAIVDLIKCLAGPQFKTWSMSKYTLKKKYDPPKNVLSYTFFCNLCKALLLGPISKLDFKNQFVSCKECQQKHKLTMQSQYKFVYIDLQFQLKKLLSNSFIQQSVIEYIHHCAEKRNADGNVTLNDISDSVLYKSLSSKYSGGSDYLLTYNFNTDGMPIFNSSKKSSWPLLLILNEMPPSLRFKHVLLCALWIGDKEPTPTMMNMFLKQFVEQAMQLFEKGITIQNKQSLITFKLLPMCCVVDSVARPIVQNRLQYNGYYGCSWCYARGKYLHGTVRYLFNESSNLRTHETHMIDVREATEFNKCVRGVKGNAILLQLPQFNAVWGFSYEFMHGTLLGVYKQIGDSFTCKDSPIYLTAIQRKEVNTRLTNITPIKKIQRLPRPLTDRCKWKASEWLSWGLFYCLPCLSGIIRDNLLEHLALLVGTLFLLLQNNLSENDLRKCEIDLLRFVAEFQILYGEKCVTFNIHSLLHIVQSIKMVGPLWANSAFVFESTNYDLKQKVSGPKSVDNQICTRYLQKNLFKWQADSIYENFEICGQYYKYLFANRMHSASVKIVDETVLLGNGQPIDNGFMYQRCIYKGELYHTTSYRPEKKTNDSIVQLINNESAQIIAIININDQCYIDVKKINTENAFHTPHIYKVISYGERNIRIPVSNIKAKMLIIKHTAFTYVCRIPNIFNM is encoded by the exons ATGTTGATACAAATCGTATTTTGCCACAGACCTCTGAATATGGATCCAATGAAGAAAAGATACAAGCTTATGTTGGATCCTCAATATCGAGAAGATTGGACATGCTTAAAAACTCATCAATCTTGGATGAAAATGAAAACAGAAATGaatgttgcaaaaaatctCT ataaaaataccGAACATTCAATACAGGATTTCTCCGACATTAGTGACGATAACGCATTATTGGAAACAATTTCCGTTGTGAATACATTTGATGACACGTACAGTACGCATCATACAGACGAAGAAAATTGTTTCACCGAAGATACTTATAGTGACGGCAGTTTTACAGATGAAGGGAATATCGAATATGATACGGATGAAGATAGTGTCATGCATGATGCAAATGAAGTACATGACTCGGAACACGAAGAGCTCCCAGATAACGAAAATAATGATGATAACTCAATTATGTTCGAAACATCTGCACTAACAATTTCGGATGTTATGTTAATGATTACGGCAATTTGTGTCCGGTTTAATTTATCATATGAAATAAGAAAAGCAATcgttgatttaataaaatgtttagcTGGACCGCAATTTAAAACTTGGTCTATGagtaaatatacattaaagaagaaatacGATCCaccaaaaaatgtattgagttatacctttttttgtaacttatGTAAAGCACTTTTGTTAGGACCAATatcaaaattagattttaaaaatcaatttgtaTCTTGCAAAGAATGCCAGCAAAAACATAAATTGACAATGCAAtctcaatataaatttgtgtatattgatttacaatttcaattaaaaaaactattaagtAACTCTTTCATTCAACAGTCTGTAATTGAATATATACACCATTGCGCTGAGAAGAGAAATGCAGATGGTAACGTGACATTAAATGATATATCGGATAGTGTGCTGTATAAAAGTTTGTCTTCAAAATATTCAGGCGGATCGGATTATCTTcttacatacaattttaacaCAGACGGTATGcctatttttaatagttcaaAAAAAAGTAGTTGGCCGCttctgttaattttaaatgaaatgcCACCATCTTTACGATTCAAACATGTATTGTTATGTGCTTTATGGATAGGGGATAAAGAGCCAACTCCAACTATGATGAATATGTTTCTAAAACAGTTCGTTGAACAAGCTATGCAATTGTTTGAAAAAGGTATTACAATCCAAAATAAGCAAAgtcttattacatttaaattattgccaATGTGCTGTGTTGTCGATTCTGTAGCACGACCTATTGTTCAAAATAGATTACAGTACAATGGCTATTATGGTTGTTCATGGTGTTATGCTCGCGGAAAATATTTGCACGGAACTGTCCgctatttatttaacgaaTCTAGTAATCTTCGGACTCACGAAACACACATGATTGATGTTCGGGAAGCtacagaatttaataaatgtgtcAGAGGTGTGAAGGGTAATGccattttattgcaattaccACAATTCAATGCGGTATGGGGATTTTCCTATGAATTTATGCATGGAACTTTATTAGGAGTGTATAAACAAATTGGAGACAGTTTTACTTGTAAAGACTCTCCAATATATTTAACTGCAATTCAACGGAAAGAAGTTAACACTCGATTAACAAACATAActccgataaaaaaaatacaacgaTTACCGAGACCTTTGACTGATAGATGCAAATGGAAAGCTTCCGAATGGCTTTCATGGGGATTATTTTACTGTCTTCCTTGTTTAAGTGGTATAATACGAGATAATCTTCTAGAACATCTAGCGCTACTAGTAggtactttatttttactgcTACAGAACAATCTTAGTGAAAATGATCTGCGGAAATGCGAAATAGATTTACTACGCTTCGTTGCAGAATTTCAGATTTTATACGGAGAAAAATgtgtaacatttaatattcacAGTCTATTGCATATTGTGCAGTCAATTAAAATGGTTGGGCCATTATGGGCGAATTCTGCTTTCGTATTTGAAAGTACTAATTACGATCTTAAACAAAAAGTGAGTGGACCAAAGAGCGTTGACAATCAAATTTGCACAAGATATCTGCAAAAGAATTTATTCAAGTGGCAAGCAGAtagtatttatgaaaattttgaaatttgcggacaatattacaaatatttatttgcgaaTCGTATGCATTCTGCTTCAGTTAAAATTGTTGACGAAACAGTTTTGCTCGGTAATGGTCAACCAATTGATAATGGCTTTATGTATCAACGATGCATTTATAAAGGTGAATTGTATCACACTACTAGTTATAGaccagaaaaaaaaaccaatgattctattgtacaattaattaataatgaaagtgCTCAAATAATAgcaattattaacattaatgatCAGTGTTAcattgatgttaaaaaaataaatacggaAAATGCATTTCATACGCctcatatatataaagtaataagtTATGGGGAACGCAACATAAGAATTCctgtatcaaatataaaagcaaaaatgttaataatcaaACATACTGCTTTTACATATGTTTGTCGAATtcctaatatatttaacatgtaa
- the LOC118645022 gene encoding uncharacterized protein LOC118645022 isoform X2 — translation MDPMKKRYKLMLDPQYREDWTCLKTHQSWMKMKTEMNVAKNLYKNTEHSIQDFSDISDDNALLETISVVNTFDDTYSTHHTDEENCFTEDTYSDGSFTDEGNIEYDTDEDSVMHDANEVHDSEHEELPDNENNDDNSIMFETSALTISDVMLMITAICVRFNLSYEIRKAIVDLIKCLAGPQFKTWSMSKYTLKKKYDPPKNVLSYTFFCNLCKALLLGPISKLDFKNQFVSCKECQQKHKLTMQSQYKFVYIDLQFQLKKLLSNSFIQQSVIEYIHHCAEKRNADGNVTLNDISDSVLYKSLSSKYSGGSDYLLTYNFNTDGMPIFNSSKKSSWPLLLILNEMPPSLRFKHVLLCALWIGDKEPTPTMMNMFLKQFVEQAMQLFEKGITIQNKQSLITFKLLPMCCVVDSVARPIVQNRLQYNGYYGCSWCYARGKYLHGTVRYLFNESSNLRTHETHMIDVREATEFNKCVRGVKGNAILLQLPQFNAVWGFSYEFMHGTLLGVYKQIGDSFTCKDSPIYLTAIQRKEVNTRLTNITPIKKIQRLPRPLTDRCKWKASEWLSWGLFYCLPCLSGIIRDNLLEHLALLVGTLFLLLQNNLSENDLRKCEIDLLRFVAEFQILYGEKCVTFNIHSLLHIVQSIKMVGPLWANSAFVFESTNYDLKQKVSGPKSVDNQICTRYLQKNLFKWQADSIYENFEICGQYYKYLFANRMHSASVKIVDETVLLGNGQPIDNGFMYQRCIYKGELYHTTSYRPEKKTNDSIVQLINNESAQIIAIININDQCYIDVKKINTENAFHTPHIYKVISYGERNIRIPVSNIKAKMLIIKHTAFTYVCRIPNIFNM, via the exons ATGGATCCAATGAAGAAAAGATACAAGCTTATGTTGGATCCTCAATATCGAGAAGATTGGACATGCTTAAAAACTCATCAATCTTGGATGAAAATGAAAACAGAAATGaatgttgcaaaaaatctCT ataaaaataccGAACATTCAATACAGGATTTCTCCGACATTAGTGACGATAACGCATTATTGGAAACAATTTCCGTTGTGAATACATTTGATGACACGTACAGTACGCATCATACAGACGAAGAAAATTGTTTCACCGAAGATACTTATAGTGACGGCAGTTTTACAGATGAAGGGAATATCGAATATGATACGGATGAAGATAGTGTCATGCATGATGCAAATGAAGTACATGACTCGGAACACGAAGAGCTCCCAGATAACGAAAATAATGATGATAACTCAATTATGTTCGAAACATCTGCACTAACAATTTCGGATGTTATGTTAATGATTACGGCAATTTGTGTCCGGTTTAATTTATCATATGAAATAAGAAAAGCAATcgttgatttaataaaatgtttagcTGGACCGCAATTTAAAACTTGGTCTATGagtaaatatacattaaagaagaaatacGATCCaccaaaaaatgtattgagttatacctttttttgtaacttatGTAAAGCACTTTTGTTAGGACCAATatcaaaattagattttaaaaatcaatttgtaTCTTGCAAAGAATGCCAGCAAAAACATAAATTGACAATGCAAtctcaatataaatttgtgtatattgatttacaatttcaattaaaaaaactattaagtAACTCTTTCATTCAACAGTCTGTAATTGAATATATACACCATTGCGCTGAGAAGAGAAATGCAGATGGTAACGTGACATTAAATGATATATCGGATAGTGTGCTGTATAAAAGTTTGTCTTCAAAATATTCAGGCGGATCGGATTATCTTcttacatacaattttaacaCAGACGGTATGcctatttttaatagttcaaAAAAAAGTAGTTGGCCGCttctgttaattttaaatgaaatgcCACCATCTTTACGATTCAAACATGTATTGTTATGTGCTTTATGGATAGGGGATAAAGAGCCAACTCCAACTATGATGAATATGTTTCTAAAACAGTTCGTTGAACAAGCTATGCAATTGTTTGAAAAAGGTATTACAATCCAAAATAAGCAAAgtcttattacatttaaattattgccaATGTGCTGTGTTGTCGATTCTGTAGCACGACCTATTGTTCAAAATAGATTACAGTACAATGGCTATTATGGTTGTTCATGGTGTTATGCTCGCGGAAAATATTTGCACGGAACTGTCCgctatttatttaacgaaTCTAGTAATCTTCGGACTCACGAAACACACATGATTGATGTTCGGGAAGCtacagaatttaataaatgtgtcAGAGGTGTGAAGGGTAATGccattttattgcaattaccACAATTCAATGCGGTATGGGGATTTTCCTATGAATTTATGCATGGAACTTTATTAGGAGTGTATAAACAAATTGGAGACAGTTTTACTTGTAAAGACTCTCCAATATATTTAACTGCAATTCAACGGAAAGAAGTTAACACTCGATTAACAAACATAActccgataaaaaaaatacaacgaTTACCGAGACCTTTGACTGATAGATGCAAATGGAAAGCTTCCGAATGGCTTTCATGGGGATTATTTTACTGTCTTCCTTGTTTAAGTGGTATAATACGAGATAATCTTCTAGAACATCTAGCGCTACTAGTAggtactttatttttactgcTACAGAACAATCTTAGTGAAAATGATCTGCGGAAATGCGAAATAGATTTACTACGCTTCGTTGCAGAATTTCAGATTTTATACGGAGAAAAATgtgtaacatttaatattcacAGTCTATTGCATATTGTGCAGTCAATTAAAATGGTTGGGCCATTATGGGCGAATTCTGCTTTCGTATTTGAAAGTACTAATTACGATCTTAAACAAAAAGTGAGTGGACCAAAGAGCGTTGACAATCAAATTTGCACAAGATATCTGCAAAAGAATTTATTCAAGTGGCAAGCAGAtagtatttatgaaaattttgaaatttgcggacaatattacaaatatttatttgcgaaTCGTATGCATTCTGCTTCAGTTAAAATTGTTGACGAAACAGTTTTGCTCGGTAATGGTCAACCAATTGATAATGGCTTTATGTATCAACGATGCATTTATAAAGGTGAATTGTATCACACTACTAGTTATAGaccagaaaaaaaaaccaatgattctattgtacaattaattaataatgaaagtgCTCAAATAATAgcaattattaacattaatgatCAGTGTTAcattgatgttaaaaaaataaatacggaAAATGCATTTCATACGCctcatatatataaagtaataagtTATGGGGAACGCAACATAAGAATTCctgtatcaaatataaaagcaaaaatgttaataatcaaACATACTGCTTTTACATATGTTTGTCGAATtcctaatatatttaacatgtaa
- the LOC118645025 gene encoding uncharacterized protein LOC118645025 isoform X2: MHNNQHVNYETSPRTSDINNRSINMLHERMDRMEAEFKRTNTLLQNILKCVQPNNHGVPRKPAVRPISSLAEMDDFENMNEDEYNDVIQCLSVSVHILNAPSVGSIYP, translated from the exons ATGCATAATAATCAACATGTAAATTATGAAACATCACCACGGAcaagtgatataaataatcg gtCAATTAACATGTTGCACGAACGCATGGATCGAATGGAGGCAGAATTCAA AAGGACGAATACTttacttcaaaatattttgaagtgCGTACAACCGAATAATCACGGTGTACCACGAAAGCCTGCAGTTCGCCCAATATCATCTCTAGCCGAAATGGATGATTTCGAAAATATGAATGAAGATGAATATAATGATGTC ATACAATGTTTATCCGTTTCTGTCCACATTCTGAACGCACCGAGTGTAGGCAGTATCTATCCGTAA
- the LOC118645025 gene encoding uncharacterized protein LOC118645025 isoform X3: MHNNQHVNYETSPRTSDINNRSINMLHERMDRMEAEFKRTNTLLQNILKCVQPNNHGVPRKPAVRPISSLAEMDDFENMNEDEYNDVVNYLRYIGPW, encoded by the exons ATGCATAATAATCAACATGTAAATTATGAAACATCACCACGGAcaagtgatataaataatcg gtCAATTAACATGTTGCACGAACGCATGGATCGAATGGAGGCAGAATTCAA AAGGACGAATACTttacttcaaaatattttgaagtgCGTACAACCGAATAATCACGGTGTACCACGAAAGCCTGCAGTTCGCCCAATATCATCTCTAGCCGAAATGGATGATTTCGAAAATATGAATGAAGATGAATATAATGATGTC GTGAATTATCTTCGTTATATAGGCCCCTggtaa
- the LOC118645023 gene encoding uncharacterized protein LOC118645023 isoform X2 has product MEFNNLKPSISRKSLYSLSRRQRNKILKEVRKNVRLQYRRKCNTAIREPNNFDIQEIPGPSVTFFTDNVNINDYRHDIDDDISSSSSSFNASFSETARIEPPFHERLASCFVDNNLTHVQSNNILHLLRTHPCFHKLSKDIRTLLGTPSKRVITFDVEPGEYVHFDLEAAIIESLPNVSIINELELDFNIDGCSLDKSGSIQIWSIQCRIVNLQHIYTKPIIVRINYKGAQKPYDPNIFLEKFIADINRIMSSGGINCHGNKVPIRLRCFIADARARAFILNHRNHVSYHPCSKCKVSGKRYEGRYVFIGINHSSRTNEEYIRCLDEDHHKGNSPLATLPIDMVSQVPFEYMHLVCLGVVKKLLSAYCPSEFARRPRSLNMCLKFKATEFRQFLLYTGPVVMFGILDERLYKHFLFLHAAIRILMFNSLSERYYSFAELALQKFVLRSPNLYGPMFNSYNVYGLLHLTDDVRRFGTLDSFSAFPYENNMSFQKILSKTEFTSSAILQ; this is encoded by the exons atggaatttaataatttaaaacctTCAATATCGCGAAAATCATTGTACAGTTTGTCTAGAAGACAACgtaataaaattctgaaagaggttagaaaaaatgtacGTTTACAGTATCGTAGAAAATGTAACACTGCTATCAGAGAGCCGAATAACTTTGATATCCAAGAAATTCCTGGCCCGTCAGTTACCTTCTTCACagataatgtaaatattaatgattatagACATGATATAGATGATgacatttcttcttcttcttcttcgttcAATGCCTCATTCTCTGAAACTGCCCGAATTGAACCACCTTTTCACGAACGTTTGGCATCTTGCTTTGTAGATAATAATTTGACACACGTGCaaagcaataatatattacatcttCTTCGTACACATCcatgttttcataaattatcaaaagatATTAGAACGCTTTTAGGTACACCAAGTAAACGTGTTATTACGTTTGATGTAGAACCAGGAGAATACGTCCACTTTGATCTCGAAGCAGCGATAATTGAAAGTCTTCCTAATGTTTCGATTATTAATGAATTagaattagattttaatatagatgGCTGTAGTTTAGATAAATCAGGTAGTATTCAGATATGGTCTATTCAATGTAGAATTGTAAATTTGcagcatatatatacaaagccaataattgtaagaattaattataaaggtGCACAAAAACCATATGAtcctaatatttttcttgaaaaatttattgcagatATCAATAGAATCATGTCTAGCGGAGGTATTAATTGTCATGGTAATAAAGTGCCGATACGACTGAGATGCTTTATAGCAGATGCGCGTGCTCGAGCATTCATTTTAAATCATCGTAATCATGTATCTTATCATCCTTGTTCCAAATGTAAAGTTTCAGGTAAACGTTACGAAGGGCGTTATGTCTTCATTGGTATTAATCACTCTTCTCGAACGAATGAGGAATATATTAGATGCTTAGACGAGGATCATCATAAAGGTAACAGTCCATTAGCAACGTTACCAATAGACATGGTTTCTCAAGTTCCTTTTGAGTATATGCACCTTGTATGCTTGGGCGTTGTGAAAAAACTGTTATCTGC ATATTGTCCGTCGGAGTTTGCTAGACGTCCTCGATCTCTCAACATGTGTTTGAAGTTTAAAGCAACAGAATTTCGCCAGTTTCTGCTTTATACAGGACCAGTTGTAATGTTTGGTATATTGGACGAACGATTGtataagcattttttattcttgcatGCAGCGATAAGAATTTTGATGTTTAATTCATTGTCGGAACGATATTATAGCTTTGCAGAGCTTGCGTTGCAAAAATTTGTTCTTCGAAGTCCGAATTTGTACGGTCCAatgtttaattcttataatgtATATGGTCTTCTTCACCTTACCGACGATGTGAGACGTTTTGGTACTTTAGATTCATTTTCTGCCTTTCCTTATGAAAACAATATGtcatttcagaaaatattgtCGAAAACCGAGTTTACCTCTTCAGCAATTCTTCAATAG
- the LOC118645023 gene encoding uncharacterized protein LOC118645023 isoform X1, with protein MEFNNLKPSISRKSLYSLSRRQRNKILKEVRKNVRLQYRRKCNTAIREPNNFDIQEIPGPSVTFFTDNVNINDYRHDIDDDISSSSSSFNASFSETARIEPPFHERLASCFVDNNLTHVQSNNILHLLRTHPCFHKLSKDIRTLLGTPSKRVITFDVEPGEYVHFDLEAAIIESLPNVSIINELELDFNIDGCSLDKSGSIQIWSIQCRIVNLQHIYTKPIIVRINYKGAQKPYDPNIFLEKFIADINRIMSSGGINCHGNKVPIRLRCFIADARARAFILNHRNHVSYHPCSKCKVSGKRYEGRYVFIGINHSSRTNEEYIRCLDEDHHKGNSPLATLPIDMVSQVPFEYMHLVCLGVVKKLLSALNVLKRYCPSEFARRPRSLNMCLKFKATEFRQFLLYTGPVVMFGILDERLYKHFLFLHAAIRILMFNSLSERYYSFAELALQKFVLRSPNLYGPMFNSYNVYGLLHLTDDVRRFGTLDSFSAFPYENNMSFQKILSKTEFTSSAILQ; from the exons atggaatttaataatttaaaacctTCAATATCGCGAAAATCATTGTACAGTTTGTCTAGAAGACAACgtaataaaattctgaaagaggttagaaaaaatgtacGTTTACAGTATCGTAGAAAATGTAACACTGCTATCAGAGAGCCGAATAACTTTGATATCCAAGAAATTCCTGGCCCGTCAGTTACCTTCTTCACagataatgtaaatattaatgattatagACATGATATAGATGATgacatttcttcttcttcttcttcgttcAATGCCTCATTCTCTGAAACTGCCCGAATTGAACCACCTTTTCACGAACGTTTGGCATCTTGCTTTGTAGATAATAATTTGACACACGTGCaaagcaataatatattacatcttCTTCGTACACATCcatgttttcataaattatcaaaagatATTAGAACGCTTTTAGGTACACCAAGTAAACGTGTTATTACGTTTGATGTAGAACCAGGAGAATACGTCCACTTTGATCTCGAAGCAGCGATAATTGAAAGTCTTCCTAATGTTTCGATTATTAATGAATTagaattagattttaatatagatgGCTGTAGTTTAGATAAATCAGGTAGTATTCAGATATGGTCTATTCAATGTAGAATTGTAAATTTGcagcatatatatacaaagccaataattgtaagaattaattataaaggtGCACAAAAACCATATGAtcctaatatttttcttgaaaaatttattgcagatATCAATAGAATCATGTCTAGCGGAGGTATTAATTGTCATGGTAATAAAGTGCCGATACGACTGAGATGCTTTATAGCAGATGCGCGTGCTCGAGCATTCATTTTAAATCATCGTAATCATGTATCTTATCATCCTTGTTCCAAATGTAAAGTTTCAGGTAAACGTTACGAAGGGCGTTATGTCTTCATTGGTATTAATCACTCTTCTCGAACGAATGAGGAATATATTAGATGCTTAGACGAGGATCATCATAAAGGTAACAGTCCATTAGCAACGTTACCAATAGACATGGTTTCTCAAGTTCCTTTTGAGTATATGCACCTTGTATGCTTGGGCGTTGTGAAAAAACTGTTATCTGC ATTGAATGTTCTTAAAAGATATTGTCCGTCGGAGTTTGCTAGACGTCCTCGATCTCTCAACATGTGTTTGAAGTTTAAAGCAACAGAATTTCGCCAGTTTCTGCTTTATACAGGACCAGTTGTAATGTTTGGTATATTGGACGAACGATTGtataagcattttttattcttgcatGCAGCGATAAGAATTTTGATGTTTAATTCATTGTCGGAACGATATTATAGCTTTGCAGAGCTTGCGTTGCAAAAATTTGTTCTTCGAAGTCCGAATTTGTACGGTCCAatgtttaattcttataatgtATATGGTCTTCTTCACCTTACCGACGATGTGAGACGTTTTGGTACTTTAGATTCATTTTCTGCCTTTCCTTATGAAAACAATATGtcatttcagaaaatattgtCGAAAACCGAGTTTACCTCTTCAGCAATTCTTCAATAG
- the LOC118645023 gene encoding uncharacterized protein LOC118645023 isoform X3: MEFNNLKPSISRKSLYSLSRRQRNKILKEVRKNVRLQYRRKCNTAIREPNNFDIQEIPGPSVTFFTDNVNINDYRHDIDDDISSSSSSFNASFSETARIEPPFHERLASCFVDNNLTHVQSNNILHLLRTHPCFHKLSKDIRTLLGTPSKRVITFDVEPGEYVHFDLEAAIIESLPNVSIINELELDFNIDGCSLDKSGSIQIWSIQCRIVNLQHIYTKPIIVRINYKGAQKPYDPNIFLEKFIADINRIMSSGGINCHGNKVPIRLRCFIADARARAFILNHRNHVSYHPCSKCKVSGKRYEGRYVFIGINHSSRTNEEYIRCLDEDHHKD, translated from the exons atggaatttaataatttaaaacctTCAATATCGCGAAAATCATTGTACAGTTTGTCTAGAAGACAACgtaataaaattctgaaagaggttagaaaaaatgtacGTTTACAGTATCGTAGAAAATGTAACACTGCTATCAGAGAGCCGAATAACTTTGATATCCAAGAAATTCCTGGCCCGTCAGTTACCTTCTTCACagataatgtaaatattaatgattatagACATGATATAGATGATgacatttcttcttcttcttcttcgttcAATGCCTCATTCTCTGAAACTGCCCGAATTGAACCACCTTTTCACGAACGTTTGGCATCTTGCTTTGTAGATAATAATTTGACACACGTGCaaagcaataatatattacatcttCTTCGTACACATCcatgttttcataaattatcaaaagatATTAGAACGCTTTTAGGTACACCAAGTAAACGTGTTATTACGTTTGATGTAGAACCAGGAGAATACGTCCACTTTGATCTCGAAGCAGCGATAATTGAAAGTCTTCCTAATGTTTCGATTATTAATGAATTagaattagattttaatatagatgGCTGTAGTTTAGATAAATCAGGTAGTATTCAGATATGGTCTATTCAATGTAGAATTGTAAATTTGcagcatatatatacaaagccaataattgtaagaattaattataaaggtGCACAAAAACCATATGAtcctaatatttttcttgaaaaatttattgcagatATCAATAGAATCATGTCTAGCGGAGGTATTAATTGTCATGGTAATAAAGTGCCGATACGACTGAGATGCTTTATAGCAGATGCGCGTGCTCGAGCATTCATTTTAAATCATCGTAATCATGTATCTTATCATCCTTGTTCCAAATGTAAAGTTTCAGGTAAACGTTACGAAGGGCGTTATGTCTTCATTGGTATTAATCACTCTTCTCGAACGAATGAGGAATATATTAGATGCTTAGACGAGGATCATCATAAAG ATTGA